A segment of the Leptospira kanakyensis genome:
CACTAGAGACAAAAAACTCTCTAGTTATCTTGGATGATTTAAAAGCTAGAAAAATTGCAAAAAATCTCGGACTAAAAATAACTGGAACCCTTGGAATTTTAGCGAAAGCAAAAAAACTAGGAATAATAGATGATTTAGAAAAACAGATCAATGAACTTCAAAGAAAAGGTATCTGGATCTCTGAATCAGTAATTAACGAAATCCGTAAAATAGACAAATCAACAAATTAAAAGCAGCAACTACGCATAACAGCGACTAACCGCTTC
Coding sequences within it:
- a CDS encoding DUF3368 domain-containing protein, which produces MPEVISNTSCLILLSKIRQLDLLNTLYNSIIITDTVKTEFGENIPDFIKIKNPNQEFSVKSLEQILDSGEASTIALALETKNSLVILDDLKARKIAKNLGLKITGTLGILAKAKKLGIIDDLEKQINELQRKGIWISESVINEIRKIDKSTN